The genomic window TCAGTTATCCAACCAGAGCTTACAACTCCGTTAAAGATTAATCCCATTACTAAAGCCCCTATTACTGAAGACAACATGATTCTCCAGCTTCCAATCTTAGTAAATATTAGGAATAACCCACCTAATAAAATTAACAATGTTGAAGTCTCACCTACAGAACCTGGAATAATTCCATAGAACATATCCATTACACTGTAGCCTACATCTTTATTTTGTGCTAACGTACCTAAAATAGTTTCACCAGAGATGGCATCTAGGTTCTGTCCTGCTGCGATCATTTGATCACGCTCTACAGCACCATGTACCCATACTTTGTCACCAGACATCCAAGTCGGATAAGCAAAGAATAAAAATGCTCTTATTGTTAATGCTGGGTTAAGGATATTCATCCCAGTACCACCAAATACTTCCTTACCAATTACAACTCCAAAAATAACTGCAACTGCTAACATCCATAACGGAATATCAACTGGTACAATTAATGGCACTAACATACCTGTTACTAAGTAGCCTTCTTCTACTTCGTGGCCTTTAATGATAGCAAAGACGAACTCTACCGCAAGACCAACACCATAAGAAACAATAACTAATGGTAAGACTTTCCAAAGACCTACAACAAAGTTATCCCATGTCCAGAAAGAAGATCCAAAAAATCCATGAGCAGATTCAATAACTCCTTGCGCTAAGTAGTGCTGGTA from Winogradskyella sp. MH6 includes these protein-coding regions:
- a CDS encoding NADH:ubiquinone reductase (Na(+)-transporting) subunit B, which codes for MGLKQNLHNFKEKNKDKKWIPGFNALFTFLYMPNETTHGGTHIKAADDLKRTMNTVIMALIPCLIFGMFNAGYQHYLAQGVIESAHGFFGSSFWTWDNFVVGLWKVLPLVIVSYGVGLAVEFVFAIIKGHEVEEGYLVTGMLVPLIVPVDIPLWMLAVAVIFGVVIGKEVFGGTGMNILNPALTIRAFLFFAYPTWMSGDKVWVHGAVERDQMIAAGQNLDAISGETILGTLAQNKDVGYSVMDMFYGIIPGSVGETSTLLILLGGLFLIFTKIGSWRIMLSSVIGALVMGLIFNGVVSSGWITESSKFYGLMSTEFWHHLLIGGFAFGTVFMATDPVTASQTTKGKWIYGFLVGFISIMIRVFNPAYPEGVMLAILLMNVFAPTIDHYVVQGNVKKRMKRVKVKTA